A stretch of Paludisphaera borealis DNA encodes these proteins:
- a CDS encoding superoxide dismutase, translating to MAEYTLPPLPYDFGALEPHIDAKTMEIHHDKHHAAYVNNLNAALKDHPDHQGKPIEALIANLNALPEGIRTAVRNNGGGHANHSFFWQIIGPGGGGEPKGALAQAITSELGGFPAFKEAFAKAAATRFGSGWAWLALGKDGKLAVTSTANQDSPIMDGQTPILGIDVWEHAYYLKYQNRRPDYVSAFWNVINWDEVGRRYDAAKS from the coding sequence ATGGCTGAATACACTTTGCCCCCGCTGCCGTACGATTTCGGCGCCCTCGAGCCTCACATCGACGCCAAGACGATGGAGATCCACCACGACAAGCACCACGCGGCCTACGTCAACAACCTGAACGCCGCGCTCAAGGATCACCCTGATCACCAGGGCAAGCCGATCGAGGCGTTGATCGCGAACCTGAACGCGCTGCCCGAGGGGATTCGCACGGCGGTCCGCAACAACGGCGGCGGCCACGCCAACCACTCGTTCTTCTGGCAGATCATCGGCCCTGGCGGCGGCGGCGAGCCCAAGGGCGCGCTGGCGCAGGCGATCACGTCCGAGCTGGGAGGCTTCCCGGCGTTCAAGGAAGCGTTCGCCAAGGCGGCCGCCACCCGGTTCGGCTCGGGATGGGCCTGGCTGGCCCTGGGGAAGGACGGCAAGCTTGCCGTCACCTCGACCGCGAACCAGGACAGCCCGATCATGGACGGCCAGACCCCGATTCTCGGGATCGACGTCTGGGAGCACGCTTACTACCTGAAGTACCAGAACCGCCGCCCGGACTACGTCTCGGCCTTCTGGAACGTGATCAACTGGGACGAAGTCGGTCGCCGATACGACGCCGCAAAGAGCTGA
- a CDS encoding alpha/beta hydrolase family protein, whose product MRAFQGSDAAREQYPAFVRDSAPSARRPTVAPSTLAGWDARLRAVADGLRDSFGQVPDHPCDLEPEILGVLTRPGYVIERLTFQSRPGVRVTANLYRPERVDGRAAGVLSVHGHWKWARIDPVVQTRCIGLAQLGYVCLCVDAFGAGERAVAPGPGTYHGGLLGASLWSADVPLIGLQVYDNRRAVDYLISRPEVDPTQLAITGASGGGNQSLYAGATDDRFKAVVPVCGVGTYEAYLQAACCVCEVNPGGLSYGLTGDLLAMIAPRALLVISASHDARQFSVEEAAKSLAYARSRFHLLNADDRVRHLSIESGHDYNKQMREAMYGWLDRWLRGRGDGSPVPEPEIHPEDPADLRCYPDAASRPASVVTIPVFAHRESLARLAALPPVPDHRQAWEAEAIRIKAMLRDHVLGGLPVVRPPLPIVARDAKEDLLTIETTTEAGLTLTGLFFTPKPGATSRGTAIVIQHSDLEPATARERCKPWIDAGYAACCVELRATGKRKPNTPAVAGAADHDEAEWAVWLGRPLLGQWVWDVLQWIEVVSSLVKNPPKNLGPTVAGAPLVLDATGPIGLAPILAGAFDARVQTVCVDHGLVSYAPPNASAWSGIPMGLIAPKLLRYGDIGTLGALLAPRRLVVIGGVETTGEAASEERLKAAFAFTKSVYGLFSANDSLELATSRAASGLLPRAGAGG is encoded by the coding sequence ATGAGAGCCTTCCAAGGTTCGGACGCGGCCCGAGAGCAATACCCTGCGTTCGTCAGGGACTCAGCGCCGAGCGCCCGGCGGCCGACTGTCGCTCCGTCGACTCTGGCCGGCTGGGACGCGCGTCTCCGCGCCGTGGCGGACGGCTTGCGCGACTCGTTCGGTCAGGTTCCCGACCACCCTTGCGACCTGGAACCCGAGATCCTCGGCGTGCTCACGAGGCCCGGGTACGTCATCGAACGGCTGACTTTCCAGAGCCGTCCCGGGGTCCGTGTGACGGCGAATCTCTACCGTCCCGAGCGGGTCGACGGCCGGGCGGCGGGCGTTCTCAGCGTCCACGGACATTGGAAGTGGGCGCGGATCGATCCGGTCGTCCAGACGCGGTGCATCGGACTGGCCCAACTCGGCTACGTCTGCCTTTGCGTCGACGCCTTCGGAGCCGGCGAGCGGGCCGTCGCGCCCGGTCCCGGCACGTACCACGGCGGACTTCTGGGCGCCTCGCTCTGGTCGGCGGACGTCCCCTTGATCGGCCTACAGGTCTACGACAACCGCCGAGCCGTCGACTACCTGATCTCCCGCCCCGAAGTCGATCCGACCCAGCTCGCGATCACCGGGGCGTCGGGCGGCGGCAACCAGTCGCTGTACGCCGGGGCGACCGACGACCGGTTCAAGGCCGTGGTTCCGGTCTGCGGCGTCGGAACCTACGAGGCCTACCTGCAAGCGGCCTGCTGCGTCTGCGAGGTCAATCCCGGCGGCCTGTCCTACGGACTGACCGGCGACCTGCTGGCGATGATCGCCCCCCGCGCGCTGCTGGTGATCAGCGCCTCCCACGACGCCCGCCAGTTCAGCGTCGAAGAGGCGGCCAAGAGCCTCGCTTACGCCCGCTCGCGGTTCCACCTGCTCAACGCCGACGATCGCGTCCGGCACCTGTCGATCGAGTCCGGCCACGATTACAACAAGCAAATGCGTGAGGCCATGTACGGCTGGCTCGACCGCTGGCTGCGCGGCCGGGGCGATGGCTCGCCGGTTCCCGAACCCGAAATCCATCCCGAAGATCCGGCCGACCTCCGCTGCTATCCCGACGCCGCGTCCCGGCCGGCTTCGGTCGTCACGATTCCCGTCTTCGCTCACCGCGAGAGCCTGGCCCGGCTCGCGGCGCTCCCCCCGGTGCCCGACCACCGCCAGGCCTGGGAAGCCGAGGCGATCCGAATCAAGGCCATGCTCCGCGATCACGTTCTCGGCGGCCTTCCGGTCGTCCGCCCTCCGCTCCCCATCGTGGCGCGGGACGCCAAAGAAGACCTGCTGACTATCGAGACGACGACCGAAGCCGGCCTCACCCTGACCGGCTTGTTCTTCACTCCCAAGCCGGGCGCGACCTCGCGCGGGACAGCCATCGTGATCCAGCATAGTGACCTGGAGCCCGCAACGGCCCGCGAGCGCTGCAAGCCCTGGATCGATGCCGGCTATGCGGCCTGCTGCGTCGAATTGCGGGCCACCGGCAAGCGAAAGCCGAACACCCCCGCCGTGGCCGGCGCCGCCGACCACGATGAAGCCGAGTGGGCCGTGTGGCTCGGCCGTCCGCTGCTCGGTCAATGGGTCTGGGACGTTCTCCAGTGGATCGAGGTCGTTTCCTCCCTGGTGAAGAACCCTCCCAAGAACCTTGGGCCGACCGTCGCCGGCGCTCCGCTGGTCCTGGACGCGACCGGCCCGATCGGCCTCGCGCCTATCCTGGCGGGCGCGTTCGACGCCCGCGTTCAGACCGTCTGCGTCGACCACGGCCTGGTCAGTTATGCGCCTCCGAACGCATCGGCCTGGAGTGGAATCCCAATGGGGCTGATCGCCCCCAAGCTCTTGCGATACGGCGACATCGGAACCCTCGGGGCGCTTCTGGCTCCGCGCCGGCTGGTCGTGATCGGCGGGGTTGAGACGACCGGCGAGGCGGCCTCCGAGGAGCGTCTGAAGGCCGCGTTCGCGTTCACGAAATCGGTCTACGGGCTCTTTTCCGCCAACGACTCGCTCGAACTGGCGACTTCGCGAGCGGCGTCCGGCCTGCTTCCTCGCGCCGGGGCCGGCGGGTAA
- a CDS encoding matrixin family metalloprotease, giving the protein MATGDYVLTGYQWSNPARITYSIAPDGVYWGHGTNTLNAYFNSTIGSNGVWQRQIARALATWQSVANINIVQVADGPYDEDTRGLSQGDPRFGDIRFGGYAYANNQTTLAATAFPPPQGWTIAGDVQINTSLKYKVGGGDYDLYSVMLHETGHSLGLDHSTNPVEVMNGTYQGVRTTLAAGDIAGIQAIYGARQLDVYQSKGYGLSSSVPIDLSPMLVSASTSTASSASLTKIGDVEWFSFVAPNYASGSWQATASASNLSLLSPKITVYDAAGNVLGQAANPTAWGDDVSAAMKSVTAGQRYFIAVTGATGDVFDTGAYQLSVTLSGKPTAPAPAPATSVPVTPPVTIPVTPPVTPPVTAPVTIPAPVYPSQTNYVAPDRLEPNDTFSTASRLGKVSQGTVYGLNLNTGSDLDYFTFQTSTGGSLQFTAAGTTIVVYNTRGKVLAQGAGVVNVSAARNATLIVRTQSPNSAPVASYTLTIAPKPVAPRQVNIGKAAPKPAPKVVARVVAKPMARLARQEVVASGFSAHFVTAGGWTGTMKTSSKV; this is encoded by the coding sequence ATGGCGACGGGCGACTACGTGCTCACCGGCTACCAATGGTCCAACCCGGCCCGAATCACTTACAGCATCGCCCCCGACGGCGTCTACTGGGGGCACGGCACGAACACGCTGAACGCCTACTTCAACTCGACCATCGGCTCGAACGGCGTGTGGCAGCGGCAGATCGCCCGGGCCCTGGCGACCTGGCAGTCGGTGGCCAACATCAACATCGTTCAGGTCGCCGACGGCCCTTACGACGAGGATACGCGAGGACTTTCCCAGGGCGACCCACGATTCGGCGACATCCGGTTCGGAGGCTACGCGTACGCCAACAACCAGACCACGCTCGCGGCCACCGCGTTCCCCCCTCCCCAGGGTTGGACGATCGCGGGCGACGTGCAGATCAACACCAGCCTCAAGTACAAAGTCGGCGGCGGCGATTACGACCTGTACAGCGTGATGCTCCACGAGACCGGGCACTCGCTGGGACTGGACCATTCCACGAATCCGGTGGAGGTCATGAACGGAACCTATCAAGGGGTCCGCACCACGCTGGCCGCCGGCGACATCGCCGGAATCCAGGCCATCTACGGCGCGCGGCAGCTTGACGTCTATCAGAGCAAAGGGTACGGGCTCAGCTCTTCGGTGCCGATCGACTTGAGCCCGATGCTGGTCTCGGCGAGCACAAGCACGGCGTCCTCGGCCTCGCTCACGAAGATCGGCGACGTCGAGTGGTTCAGTTTCGTGGCGCCGAACTACGCCTCGGGCTCGTGGCAGGCGACGGCGTCGGCCTCCAACCTCAGCCTTCTCAGTCCCAAGATCACCGTCTACGACGCGGCCGGCAATGTTCTGGGACAGGCGGCCAATCCCACCGCCTGGGGAGACGACGTGTCGGCCGCCATGAAGTCCGTCACGGCCGGTCAGCGCTATTTCATCGCGGTCACGGGCGCCACCGGCGACGTCTTCGATACTGGCGCTTATCAGCTCTCGGTGACCCTGTCGGGCAAACCGACGGCGCCGGCGCCGGCTCCGGCCACGTCGGTCCCGGTCACGCCTCCGGTGACGATTCCGGTCACCCCCCCGGTCACCCCCCCGGTCACGGCTCCGGTCACGATTCCAGCGCCGGTCTACCCGTCGCAGACGAACTACGTGGCCCCGGATCGGCTCGAACCCAACGACACGTTCAGCACCGCATCGCGGCTGGGCAAGGTCAGCCAGGGGACGGTTTACGGACTGAACCTGAATACGGGCTCGGACCTGGATTATTTCACGTTCCAGACGTCGACCGGGGGGAGTTTGCAGTTCACCGCGGCGGGAACCACGATCGTGGTTTACAACACGCGCGGCAAGGTGCTCGCTCAGGGGGCCGGCGTGGTGAACGTGTCGGCCGCCCGCAACGCCACGCTCATCGTGCGGACGCAGTCGCCCAATTCGGCGCCAGTGGCTTCGTACACGCTGACGATCGCGCCCAAGCCGGTCGCTCCGCGGCAGGTCAACATCGGCAAGGCCGCGCCCAAGCCGGCGCCGAAGGTCGTGGCTCGCGTGGTCGCCAAGCCCATGGCCCGGCTGGCGCGGCAGGAGGTCGTTGCTTCGGGATTCTCGGCGCATTTCGTGACGGCCGGGGGCTGGACGGGCACCATGAAGACGTCCTCCAAGGTTTGA
- the greA gene encoding transcription elongation factor GreA, which yields MSTDRIPMSKPGYEKLKAQLDKMKNEDMPRIAEQIAVARDFGDLSENAEFDAAREAQGMLQARINDLQDKLHRAYIVDRTTLPTDRVVFGSKVRVLDVDMAEEEDFVLVGPGEEDYDNNRILLTSPIGQGLVGKKVGDEVEVPIPRGTLKLRIVEIGAE from the coding sequence ATGTCCACAGACCGAATCCCGATGTCGAAGCCAGGCTATGAAAAGCTCAAGGCTCAGCTCGACAAGATGAAAAACGAGGACATGCCCCGGATCGCCGAGCAGATCGCCGTCGCCCGCGATTTCGGCGACCTCTCCGAGAACGCCGAGTTCGACGCCGCCCGCGAAGCTCAGGGAATGCTCCAGGCCCGGATCAACGACCTCCAAGACAAGCTCCACCGCGCATACATCGTCGACCGGACGACTCTACCGACGGACCGCGTGGTCTTCGGATCCAAAGTCCGCGTCCTCGACGTCGACATGGCGGAAGAGGAAGACTTCGTCCTCGTCGGCCCCGGCGAGGAAGATTACGACAACAACCGCATCCTCCTCACCAGCCCGATCGGCCAAGGCCTTGTCGGCAAGAAGGTCGGCGATGAAGTCGAGGTTCCCATTCCCCGGGGCACTCTCAAGCTCAGGATCGTCGAGATCGGGGCCGAGTAA
- a CDS encoding RluA family pseudouridine synthase, whose translation MSAGLDVVFEDEHCLAVVKPAGQFTQGTWAPPGETTLEQDVRRRLNPAAPESAYVGIVHRLDRPVSGVLIWAKNPKAARRLASQFEKRQAIKEYWAIVEVASGADAPAPFPPASASSIFPSTEAVWEDWLIPADQAGVVRSVREGDRGARRAVTRVVRDEAERSPEKCAWLRLWPETGRTHQLRVQAATRGMPILGDAIYGSRRPFTPGVALHARSLQVRHPTLSTPLVLVAPLPGSWGEQGIVIPRGAS comes from the coding sequence ATGTCCGCAGGGCTTGACGTCGTATTCGAGGACGAGCATTGCCTGGCCGTCGTGAAGCCGGCCGGCCAGTTCACCCAGGGAACCTGGGCGCCGCCGGGCGAGACGACCCTCGAACAGGACGTGCGGCGGCGGCTCAATCCGGCCGCCCCGGAGTCGGCCTACGTGGGGATCGTCCACCGGCTCGATCGCCCCGTGTCGGGCGTCTTGATCTGGGCGAAGAACCCCAAGGCCGCGCGACGGCTGGCGTCCCAGTTCGAGAAGCGCCAGGCGATCAAGGAATACTGGGCGATCGTCGAGGTCGCCTCGGGGGCGGACGCGCCCGCGCCTTTTCCCCCCGCCTCGGCCTCATCGATCTTCCCGTCGACCGAGGCCGTCTGGGAAGACTGGCTGATCCCCGCCGATCAGGCGGGCGTCGTGCGATCGGTTCGGGAAGGCGACCGCGGCGCGCGGCGGGCGGTGACGCGGGTCGTCCGCGACGAAGCCGAGCGGAGCCCTGAGAAGTGCGCCTGGCTGCGGCTCTGGCCGGAGACCGGCCGGACGCACCAGTTGCGCGTGCAGGCGGCGACGCGCGGCATGCCGATCCTGGGCGACGCGATCTATGGATCGCGCAGGCCGTTCACGCCGGGCGTGGCGCTGCACGCCCGGTCGTTGCAGGTGCGGCATCCCACGCTCTCAACGCCGCTGGTGCTGGTCGCGCCGTTGCCCGGATCGTGGGGAGAGCAGGGGATCGTGATCCCCCGCGGCGCGTCATGA
- a CDS encoding ABC transporter ATP-binding protein, whose product MGHGPGGGLFGRRNQNNTVTVHALRGVSVDFYPGEYVAIMGASGSGKSTMLNLLGCLDRPTSGQYYLGDRDVSRLDDDELSEVRSRYLGFIFQSYNLIAQYTVLENIQLPLTYQGNGELTPEAQERSRELAAMVGLGDRYDHRPTQLSGGQQQRVAIARSLINDPYIILADEATGNLDTKTSHEIMEMLGRLNDAGKTIIMVTHEDDIAHHAKRIIRMRDGLVIEDGPSPRMLEAQETLSLPAEA is encoded by the coding sequence ATGGGGCACGGCCCCGGCGGCGGCCTCTTCGGACGTCGGAACCAGAACAACACGGTCACCGTACACGCCCTTCGGGGCGTGTCGGTCGATTTCTACCCCGGCGAGTACGTCGCCATCATGGGGGCGTCGGGCTCGGGCAAGAGCACCATGCTCAACCTGCTCGGCTGCCTCGACCGCCCCACCAGCGGCCAGTATTACCTCGGCGACCGCGACGTCTCGCGGCTCGACGACGACGAGCTGTCCGAGGTCCGCAGTCGTTACCTCGGCTTCATCTTCCAGTCGTACAACTTGATCGCCCAGTACACGGTGCTGGAGAACATCCAGCTCCCGCTGACGTATCAAGGGAACGGCGAGCTCACGCCCGAGGCTCAGGAGCGCTCGCGCGAGCTGGCCGCGATGGTCGGCCTCGGCGACCGCTACGACCACCGCCCGACGCAGCTCTCCGGCGGTCAACAACAGCGAGTGGCCATCGCCCGGTCGCTCATCAACGACCCGTACATCATCCTCGCCGACGAGGCGACGGGCAACCTCGACACCAAGACGAGCCACGAGATCATGGAGATGCTCGGACGGCTCAACGACGCCGGCAAGACCATCATCATGGTCACCCACGAAGACGACATCGCCCACCACGCCAAGCGGATCATCCGGATGCGCGACGGCCTGGTCATCGAGGACGGCCCCAGCCCCCGGATGCTGGAAGCCCAGGAAACCCTGTCGCTCCCAGCCGAAGCCTGA
- a CDS encoding ABC transporter permease, translated as MRRIWRGLKLGMKSLLLHKLRSGLTVLGIVFGVAAVISMLAIAEGSSRDAQEQIKALGATNIIVRSVKPSDEAQASGGRPARILNYGIKYADYDRILATVPTIKKALPIREIRKQIRRLQHYLDGRVVGTTQDYADFNMLQVDRGRFLTAADNEKYQNYAVLAATTSKTLFPYEDPIGQSVKLGSDYYTVVGVTKERESSAGVGGSLAAQDFNKDVYIPLNTCRVRFGEKIVNSRSGSMEAEETQLSQITLQVATIEQVQPTVPIIKAAYEGEKFHPKKDVEMTVPYDLLLAAQRTARQFSIILGTIAAISLLVGGIGIMNIMLATVTERTREIGIRRALGAKRKDITQQFLIETVVLSGVGGLLGVSMGIAIPQIIVYFIPDQKAFVTGSSVMLAFSISVAIGILFGLYPARRAALMDPIEALRHE; from the coding sequence ATGCGACGCATCTGGCGCGGGCTGAAACTCGGGATGAAAAGCCTCCTGCTGCACAAGCTGCGGTCGGGGCTGACGGTTCTGGGCATCGTCTTCGGCGTGGCCGCCGTGATCTCGATGCTGGCCATCGCCGAGGGGTCGAGCCGCGACGCCCAGGAGCAGATCAAGGCCCTGGGCGCGACGAACATCATCGTCCGCTCGGTCAAGCCCAGCGACGAGGCCCAGGCGAGCGGCGGCCGCCCCGCGCGGATCCTCAACTACGGGATCAAGTACGCCGATTACGATCGGATCTTGGCGACGGTGCCGACGATCAAGAAGGCGCTGCCGATCCGCGAGATCCGCAAGCAGATCCGCCGGTTGCAGCACTACCTCGACGGCCGCGTCGTCGGCACGACGCAAGACTACGCCGACTTCAACATGCTGCAAGTCGACCGGGGACGGTTCTTGACCGCGGCCGACAACGAGAAATACCAGAACTACGCGGTGCTCGCCGCCACGACCTCGAAGACCCTCTTCCCCTACGAAGACCCGATCGGCCAGTCGGTCAAGCTCGGCTCCGACTACTACACGGTCGTCGGTGTCACCAAGGAGCGGGAGAGTTCGGCGGGCGTCGGCGGCAGTCTCGCCGCGCAAGACTTCAACAAGGACGTCTACATCCCGCTCAACACCTGCCGGGTCCGGTTCGGCGAGAAGATCGTCAACAGTCGGTCGGGCTCGATGGAAGCCGAGGAGACCCAGCTCTCGCAGATCACGCTCCAGGTCGCGACCATCGAGCAGGTGCAGCCCACCGTGCCGATCATCAAGGCGGCCTACGAGGGCGAGAAGTTCCACCCCAAGAAGGACGTCGAGATGACGGTGCCGTACGACTTGCTGCTGGCCGCCCAGCGCACGGCCCGGCAGTTCAGCATCATCCTCGGCACCATCGCCGCGATCTCGCTGCTGGTCGGCGGCATCGGCATCATGAACATCATGCTGGCGACCGTCACCGAGCGCACCCGCGAGATCGGCATCCGTCGGGCGTTGGGAGCGAAGCGCAAGGACATCACCCAACAGTTTCTGATCGAGACCGTGGTGCTCTCGGGGGTCGGCGGACTGCTCGGCGTGTCGATGGGTATCGCGATCCCCCAGATCATCGTCTACTTCATCCCCGACCAGAAAGCGTTCGTCACCGGCAGCTCGGTCATGCTGGCCTTCAGCATCTCGGTGGCCATCGGCATCCTCTTCGGCCTCTACCCGGCGCGGCGGGCGGCGCTCATGGACCCGATCGAAGCGCTTCGGCACGAGTGA
- a CDS encoding efflux RND transporter periplasmic adaptor subunit has protein sequence MNFSLQNTEDPASAQAPVTRDLPALQRPKRRRPSLGKLLTLGLVASLAVAGVALVSVPGLSKPFRTLFAATSIEIVPHEIKLGALPITVTEKGALESSKNDDVSCLVEGQTTIIMILPEGTRVKKGQLVCELDSAALRDSLTNQKIATQGAEASYQQAKLTREVAEIAVKEYEEGVYLQDKATIKGEIKLAESEMARSEDRVAWAARMFEKGYVSRAQKVSEELNYQKAGFALEQAQGKLIVLDQFTKAKTIKELRSDVEKAHSDELAKEQTLKLERDKEAKYEKQIVNCKLYAPNDGLIVYANDAGRSFGSNAPQIEEGATVRERQKIFSLPDIANMQVNAKVHESQIDKITPNMQARIRVDAFADTELIGHVVDVAPLPDQTSFFSSDIKVYTTRIKIDKPLPGLRPGMNAEVVILVDRKEDVLSVPVQAILEYGGKDHVAVRTGDGYERKEVTLGATNDKFVEVTQGVSAGMFVALNPVVLLSDAEKRELFGAGRGASKKAWGGAEKGAPGAPGEAGKAGPAGALGAPGAPAGKTGDFAKAKAKGARKGGGAGGGIFAKIPAEDRAKLKGATEEERAAIFKKAGITEAEIEQMKQMRQNGGGGPGGGGGGGFGGGGGGGGGGAGGPGGGGN, from the coding sequence GTGAACTTTTCCCTGCAGAATACCGAGGACCCAGCCTCGGCTCAGGCACCAGTGACACGCGATCTGCCCGCGCTCCAGCGGCCGAAGCGGCGGCGGCCGTCGCTCGGTAAGCTGCTGACGCTCGGCCTCGTCGCCTCCCTCGCCGTGGCCGGAGTGGCGCTCGTGAGCGTCCCCGGCCTCAGCAAGCCGTTCCGCACCTTGTTCGCGGCGACGAGCATCGAGATCGTGCCGCACGAGATCAAGCTCGGGGCGCTGCCGATCACGGTCACCGAGAAAGGAGCGCTCGAAAGCTCCAAGAACGACGACGTCTCCTGCCTGGTCGAAGGGCAGACGACAATCATCATGATCCTGCCGGAAGGGACCCGGGTCAAGAAAGGCCAGTTGGTCTGCGAGCTGGACTCGGCCGCCCTCCGCGACTCGCTCACCAACCAGAAGATCGCCACTCAGGGCGCCGAGGCCTCGTACCAGCAGGCCAAGCTGACCCGCGAGGTCGCCGAGATCGCGGTCAAGGAGTACGAGGAAGGGGTCTACCTCCAGGACAAGGCGACGATCAAGGGCGAGATCAAGCTCGCCGAATCGGAGATGGCCCGCTCCGAGGACCGCGTCGCCTGGGCCGCCCGGATGTTCGAGAAAGGCTACGTCTCGCGGGCCCAGAAGGTCTCCGAGGAGCTGAACTACCAGAAGGCCGGGTTCGCCCTCGAACAGGCCCAGGGCAAGCTGATCGTGCTCGACCAGTTCACCAAGGCCAAGACGATCAAGGAGCTGCGCAGCGACGTCGAGAAAGCCCACTCGGACGAGCTGGCCAAGGAGCAGACCTTGAAACTTGAGCGCGACAAGGAAGCGAAGTACGAGAAGCAGATCGTCAACTGCAAACTGTACGCCCCCAACGACGGCCTGATCGTCTACGCCAACGACGCCGGCCGGTCGTTCGGCAGCAACGCGCCGCAGATCGAGGAAGGCGCCACCGTCCGTGAGCGCCAGAAGATCTTCAGCCTGCCCGACATCGCCAACATGCAGGTCAACGCCAAGGTCCACGAATCGCAGATCGACAAGATCACGCCCAACATGCAGGCCCGGATCCGCGTCGACGCGTTCGCCGACACCGAGCTGATCGGCCATGTCGTCGACGTCGCGCCCCTGCCCGACCAGACCAGCTTCTTCAGCTCGGACATCAAGGTCTACACGACCCGGATCAAGATCGACAAGCCGCTCCCCGGCCTCCGTCCCGGCATGAACGCCGAGGTCGTGATCCTCGTCGACCGCAAGGAAGACGTCCTCAGCGTGCCGGTGCAGGCGATCCTCGAATACGGCGGCAAGGACCACGTCGCCGTCCGCACCGGCGACGGCTACGAGCGGAAGGAAGTCACCCTCGGCGCCACCAACGACAAGTTCGTCGAAGTCACCCAGGGGGTCTCGGCCGGCATGTTCGTCGCCCTCAACCCCGTCGTCCTGCTCTCCGACGCCGAGAAGCGCGAACTCTTCGGCGCCGGCCGCGGAGCCTCGAAGAAGGCGTGGGGCGGAGCCGAGAAGGGGGCCCCCGGCGCGCCGGGTGAAGCCGGCAAGGCCGGACCCGCCGGCGCTCTCGGAGCACCGGGCGCACCGGCCGGAAAGACCGGCGATTTCGCCAAGGCCAAGGCCAAGGGCGCTCGCAAGGGCGGCGGCGCCGGTGGAGGGATTTTCGCGAAAATCCCCGCCGAAGACCGGGCCAAGTTGAAGGGCGCCACCGAAGAAGAACGGGCCGCGATCTTCAAGAAGGCCGGCATCACCGAAGCCGAGATCGAGCAGATGAAGCAGATGCGCCAGAACGGCGGCGGCGGCCCCGGCGGCGGTGGTGGTGGTGGATTCGGAGGCGGCGGTGGCGGTGGCGGTGGCGGTGCCGGCGGCCCAGGCGGGGGAGGGAACTGA